Part of the Vigna unguiculata cultivar IT97K-499-35 chromosome 3, ASM411807v1, whole genome shotgun sequence genome, GACTTTAGTTGATATTTTGGCCTTCGAATTTTCTTATGCGATTTTTTTTGGGccttatgatattatttttttactttaaccATATAGGTTATAGGTTTCGGCAAGTACTGCCAAATTCACATTTCTATGTTTTTGTAAAACtatgttaaataatattatgtgtGTACTATACATAGTCAGGGTCTGATATGTTtagttttcaataaaatattatattttaacaaatttgttttcgtaatatttttattgttgttctTAATTCATATGAGAAACATTTAATTGCgatgataataaaatagtttaataaaactataaatatttatagaactagaaaatataaaataatgtcaaaTACAAGCTCAACTAATATTATCACAGTAACTTAAACTGGACCctgttttgttattataaaaatggaCACCTTTGTATCGGTTCACGTGATGCGACAAAGTAGCCGAAGGGCTCAAAACCCCAAATTGAAAATACATTATTGTTTTGAAGTGAAGAATTGTACCCAAACAAAGGGTCCACATGGTAGATTCTTGGTTACTGCCACTATGCAATTGGCAACCTAGTGAGAGCACAGATTAAGGTGGAAAAAGGGCAAAACAATACACTCATTTCAGAAAATGGGGTTAGACATAAACCATTTTCTATGTTTCTAAGTCAAACAAATACACTATATTTCTACCAAGAACCCTAGCTAACCCATTGAAATCATCTTCatcataaaacaattatttaagtTCTTGGGGGGACTGGAACTGGGTTGTGAAACAACCATTATAAAGTAAAGATGCTGGTAACAACTAACAAACCAAAGGTGTTTCCTACTTTTTCTAGTACCAACAACATTAATTTCACTCTGTCAAAACGAAAACATTAATTTCATCACAAAGATCATAACTTTCGTCAAAAGGGTCATACAAAATCGAGGTCATGTTGTTGGTCCCCCTTaagaattttatataatatatttaaaaaaaaaaaacccttctttaaaaatttgaattatgaaCCATTTTTAAAAGTAAGCACAGGTTAATAGGTTAATGTAATTACCACTGAGCAAGTAAGTGTAGCATAACAGAGGTTTCTGTAAAAAGTGAACAAGAAATGATATATGTTCTCACTTTTTTTCGTcatataattatgatattagCTTCTAAAGagacttttcttttctttcttttcttttcttttctccaaATGGTGATAAACACCCTTCCTCACTCAACAAAGAATCATTGAATTCACACCAACAAATCTGATATATTCACACCATAACCAACTGTCTCCTCAATGGGTTCAGTTCCTTCCCATTTATGAAGCTGAAGCACGGTACTGTTCACTTATCTTTCCCAGTAAACACTGCACTGCATGTTGCGTTTTCTCTGCCACTTTTGAAGGGGGAAAAAGCCCTCTTGAAAACTAAGTCTCTACACAAAAAGTGCTGCCTCAGAACCAAAGCATCTCAGCTTTTCCGCACCCTTGAGTCCAGACAAAGCCAATAGTTTGATTCTTGCATCGGTTGTTTCTTTAtctatctttctttttgttGGCTTTCAGGGATCCTCACATCCAGACAAACTGGTTCACATTCTCTTCTTTACAGTCCACAATCTTCATTTTATCATAGTGTCTTTGATTTTTCTCAAAAAGTAACATTAGTTCTATAAGTCCGTGCTGTGTACTTTTACTCTTTCAACTACCGTGTCCTTTAGCATGTGTTGTGTCCTTCTGTGCTATATTGTGCAGTAAAAAAGTTGTTTCCCTGGCTAAGATTTTTCTTACTGTAAACAATCATGCTTGATGATATGTTTTGAAGTTCTGAGGGGGCATTTTCCTTTGTTGGTTTGCATCTTTTGCAAGTAGCAGACATCACTCCTTGATGGGGTTGGGAGTGTTTGGTTCTGTTCTGGTTTTGGTACTTTTGTTCAAGCATTTGGCATCTCAGCAACCAAATACTGATGACTTCTTTGTATCTGCTTTCTTGAAGCATATGAGTTTAACATCCTCACAAGCCTACAATTTCTCTGCTTCTGTGTGTTCTTGGCAAGGGGTTTCTTGTGATGCCAATAGAGAACATGTTGTTAGCTTAGTCTTTTCTGGTATGAACCTCTCTGGCACTGTACCTGATAACACCATAGGCAAGCTTGGCAAACTTCAAACTTTGGATCTTAGCCACAACAAAATCACTGGCTTGCCTTCAGATTTTTGGAGCCTAAGTTCCCTCAAGAACCTTAACCTCTCATGGAATCATATTTCTGGTTCACTGACTAGCAACATTGGCAACTTTGGTTTGCTAGAAAGCATTGACTTGTCCAGCAACAATTTCTCCGAGGAAATTCCTGAAGCTGTTTGCTCACTGCTGAGTCTAAGGATTCTAAAACTCAACCACAACAGGTTTGCACACAACATACCTTCTGGGATTCTCAAGTGCCAGACTCTAGTTTCAATTGATCTTTCATCAAATCAGCTCAATGGAACACTTCCAGAAGGTTTTGGTGCTTCTTTTCCCAAGCTTAGGATGTTGAACCTTGCTGGGAATAATTTTAATGGTCGTGTTTCAGATATTTCTGGATTAAAGTCCATTGCTAATCTCAACATATCAGGGAATTCGTTTCAGGGTTCCATTGTGGACATGTTTCAGGGAAATTTGGAGGTTTTGGACATTAGCAGAAACCAATTTCAAGGCCACATTCCACAGGTACTATACAACTTTAGTGGTTACAACTGGTCTCATTTAGTTTACCTGGATTTGTCAGAGAATAAGCTTAGTGGggagttttttcaaaatttgaacgAGTCATTGAATTTGAAACACATTAATCTTGCACACAATAGATTCACCATACAGAAATTACCCCAAATTGAAATGCTCCTGAATTTGGAATATCTGAACTTATCCAAAACCAGCCTTGTCGGTGAAATTCCTGGTAAAATCTCACAATTAATCAAATTGAGTGCCCTTGATCTTTCATTGAATCATCTGAGTGGGAAAATTCCCTCACTGAGGAATGAACACCTCCGAGTCTTAGACCTCTCAAACAACAATTTGACTGGAGCAGTCCCTCAATCTGTCCTTGAAAAACTCCATTTTATGGAGAAATACAACTTCTCTTATAATAACCTAACCCTTTGTGCTTCTGAAATCAAACCTGAGATCCTGCAAAAAGCATTCTTTGGATCATTGAACAGTTGTCCACTTGCTGCAAATCCGCGACTCTTCAAAAGAAGAGACAGTGGACACACGGGAATGAAGCTGGCCCTGGCACTGACCT contains:
- the LOC114178689 gene encoding probable LRR receptor-like serine/threonine-protein kinase At2g24230; the protein is MGLGVFGSVLVLVLLFKHLASQQPNTDDFFVSAFLKHMSLTSSQAYNFSASVCSWQGVSCDANREHVVSLVFSGMNLSGTVPDNTIGKLGKLQTLDLSHNKITGLPSDFWSLSSLKNLNLSWNHISGSLTSNIGNFGLLESIDLSSNNFSEEIPEAVCSLLSLRILKLNHNRFAHNIPSGILKCQTLVSIDLSSNQLNGTLPEGFGASFPKLRMLNLAGNNFNGRVSDISGLKSIANLNISGNSFQGSIVDMFQGNLEVLDISRNQFQGHIPQVLYNFSGYNWSHLVYLDLSENKLSGEFFQNLNESLNLKHINLAHNRFTIQKLPQIEMLLNLEYLNLSKTSLVGEIPGKISQLIKLSALDLSLNHLSGKIPSLRNEHLRVLDLSNNNLTGAVPQSVLEKLHFMEKYNFSYNNLTLCASEIKPEILQKAFFGSLNSCPLAANPRLFKRRDSGHTGMKLALALTFSMIFVLAGLLFLAFGCRRKTKMWEFKQSSYKEEQNISGPFSFQTDSTTWVADVKQATSVPVVIFEKPLLNITFADLLAATSNFDRGTLLAEGKFGPVYRGFLPGGIHVAVKVLVVGSTLTDEEAARELEFLGRIKHPNLVPLTGYCVAGDQRIAIYDYMENGNLQNLLYDLPLGVQSTDDWSTDTWEETDNNGIQNAGSEGLLTSWRFRHKIALGTARALAFLHHGCSPPIIHRAVKASSVYLDYDLEPRLSDFGLAKIFGSGLDDEIARGSPGYVPPEFSQPEYDTPTPKSDVYCFGVVLFELVTGKKPVGDDYPDDKDATLVSWVRGLVRKNQSSNAIDPKIRDTGPDEQMEEALKIAYLCTADHPFKRPSMQQIVGLLKDIEPSAD